The proteins below come from a single Streptomyces sp. M92 genomic window:
- a CDS encoding CDP-glycerol glycerophosphotransferase family protein → MSETPKTPEMSETPDLSVIVHGRNVQDHLPALLDTLDAHPLTGVEVIVAAVGDWAREVAERHTPAFTVLPLPDGAGDAAARAAGAARASGRWLHFVHAKDGVPAGAPRTVAEHTADLPGTVDVLLLDHVRGTWRTSGLPSPDGPRLARAAGSALALDDHAPLLATTPLLGNRAVRAAFWRAHERLLTTDDEPFAAYTALLLADRVACLPHPAYEDRRLRPESLPPVPPEAHYALVERYERLLDLSAARPAVHAALYDLMVRDCLRAHARAGMPDDVAREFFHRASLAARHHLPEGHRRRTGLEGVRRSLLERDAHAEYRALQAANRTRRRVRSAARTARHRAGTGLRALQYRRALAEPVDQHLAVFSAYWARGVACNPAAIAAKLAELAPSVRPVWVVTAAGAALLPPGTDHVVPGTRRYWEVLARAKYLVNNVNFPDAVVKRPGTVHLQTHHGTPLKRMGLDQMPYPAAARGLDFQALLERVDRWDFSVSANSHSTRMWQRAYPSRHVSLDHGYPRNDVFYTAGAADVRAVRERLGIAPGRRAILYAPTHRDYEAGWTPRLDLAALADRLGEDTVLLVRAHYFYETAASPLTGLRRTGRIIDVSSYDPVEELCLAADALVTDYSSIMFDYANLDRPIVIHADDWETYRTTRGVYFDLTADAPGPVARDQAELTEILTTDAWRDARAAKARAAFRRRFCEYDDGRAAERVVRRVFLGEDERTLPPVLPIEERTPAPTPEEATTS, encoded by the coding sequence ATGTCCGAGACACCGAAGACACCGGAGATGTCCGAGACCCCCGACCTCAGCGTCATCGTCCACGGCCGCAACGTCCAGGACCACCTGCCCGCCCTCCTCGACACCCTCGACGCCCACCCCCTCACCGGCGTCGAGGTGATCGTCGCCGCCGTCGGGGACTGGGCGCGGGAGGTGGCCGAGCGGCACACCCCGGCGTTCACCGTCCTGCCGCTGCCGGACGGGGCGGGCGACGCCGCGGCCCGCGCCGCGGGGGCGGCGCGCGCCTCGGGCCGATGGCTGCACTTCGTCCACGCCAAGGACGGCGTACCCGCCGGCGCCCCGCGCACGGTCGCCGAGCACACCGCGGATCTCCCCGGCACGGTGGACGTCCTGCTCCTCGACCACGTCCGCGGCACCTGGCGGACCTCCGGCCTGCCCTCCCCCGACGGCCCCCGCCTCGCCCGCGCGGCCGGCTCCGCACTCGCCCTCGACGACCACGCGCCACTGCTCGCCACGACCCCGCTGCTCGGCAACCGCGCCGTGCGCGCTGCCTTCTGGCGGGCCCACGAACGGCTCCTCACCACCGACGACGAGCCGTTCGCCGCGTACACCGCCCTGCTGCTCGCCGACCGCGTCGCCTGCCTCCCCCACCCGGCGTACGAGGACCGGCGGCTGCGCCCCGAGAGTCTGCCGCCGGTCCCGCCCGAGGCGCACTACGCCCTGGTCGAGCGCTACGAGCGGCTCCTCGACCTGTCCGCCGCCCGCCCGGCCGTCCACGCCGCCCTCTACGACCTGATGGTCCGCGACTGCCTGCGCGCGCACGCCCGCGCCGGGATGCCGGACGACGTCGCGCGGGAGTTCTTCCACCGCGCGTCCCTGGCCGCCCGGCACCACCTCCCCGAGGGCCACCGGCGCCGCACGGGCCTCGAAGGCGTACGCCGGTCGCTGCTGGAGCGGGACGCGCACGCCGAGTACCGCGCGCTCCAGGCCGCCAACCGCACGCGCCGCCGGGTGCGGTCGGCGGCCCGCACCGCCAGGCACCGCGCCGGGACGGGGTTGCGCGCCCTCCAGTACCGCCGGGCTCTCGCCGAGCCGGTCGACCAGCACCTCGCCGTCTTCTCGGCGTACTGGGCGCGCGGCGTCGCCTGCAACCCGGCCGCCATAGCCGCCAAGCTCGCCGAGCTCGCCCCGAGCGTGCGTCCGGTGTGGGTGGTCACCGCGGCGGGCGCGGCCCTGTTGCCGCCCGGCACCGACCACGTCGTCCCCGGCACCCGCCGCTACTGGGAGGTGCTGGCCCGCGCCAAGTACCTCGTCAACAACGTCAACTTCCCGGACGCGGTGGTCAAACGCCCCGGCACCGTCCACCTCCAGACCCACCACGGCACCCCGCTCAAGCGCATGGGCCTGGACCAGATGCCGTACCCCGCCGCAGCCCGCGGCCTCGACTTCCAGGCGCTGCTGGAGCGGGTGGACCGGTGGGACTTCAGTGTCAGCGCCAACAGCCACTCCACGCGCATGTGGCAGCGGGCGTACCCGTCCCGCCACGTCTCCCTCGACCACGGCTATCCGCGCAACGACGTCTTCTACACGGCCGGCGCCGCCGACGTCCGCGCGGTCCGCGAACGCCTCGGCATCGCGCCCGGCCGCCGGGCGATCCTGTACGCGCCCACCCACCGCGACTACGAGGCCGGCTGGACACCCCGGCTGGACCTGGCCGCGCTCGCCGACCGGCTCGGCGAGGACACGGTCCTGCTGGTGCGCGCCCACTACTTCTACGAAACCGCCGCCTCGCCCCTGACGGGTCTGCGCCGCACCGGCCGGATCATCGACGTCTCCTCCTACGACCCGGTCGAGGAACTGTGCCTGGCCGCCGACGCGCTGGTCACCGACTACTCGTCGATCATGTTTGACTACGCCAACCTGGACCGCCCGATCGTCATCCACGCCGACGACTGGGAGACGTACCGCACCACCCGCGGCGTCTACTTCGACCTGACGGCCGATGCCCCGGGCCCGGTCGCCCGCGACCAGGCCGAACTGACCGAGATCCTCACCACCGACGCCTGGCGCGACGCCCGCGCGGCGAAGGCGCGGGCCGCCTTCCGCCGCCGGTTCTGCGAGTACGACGACGGCCGCGCCGCCGAACGCGTCGTCCGCCGGGTCTTCCTCGGCGAGGACGAACGGACGCTGCCTCCCGTCCTGCCGATCGAGGAACGCACCCCGGCCCCGACCCCCGAGGAGGCGACCACGTCATGA